In the Haloferula helveola genome, one interval contains:
- a CDS encoding beta strand repeat-containing protein: protein MFRCFPKCLASLLLLHSLDAATFTWDGGGADDNLTTPANWVGDIAPNPAGGDDLVFAGSTRLSPQVDVPFIAESITFNNTAAAFSLAGANPLTIGNGDLQNYSAQTQTLGCDLAIGGSTFLFINAVSGNIVVNGDIDNAGKILVSQPSAGRSVTFNGVTAGTGSFRVQGSGTTVGGASGQTYTGGLLVLGGRFEVGGSDSYLGAGTVTLQSGGVIDVNGTANIWRNISISSSGGGLEASSGSPFFTGVVSGNGELTIGGGSVRLTNLSNSYSGGTRVIGGGILRISDVAQLGSGGLSLDDGSLQFLAAESMSTDLVIGAGGGTLNTNGYDCELGGSIAGGSLTKSGSGNLNLVSNTVTSLDTLVVSQGSLATFNTPLPVGVDLTVSAGAVFSTGAHDYEFGQIGGSGNLNLNSPTHTTTFGADDSSGSLDVSLTATGELVKSGTGTYTVTADNSLFGGPLILQGGTLSFDAGNQLGSGPIKMDGGALKAEATLTHGSGLILEGGTLEVADSAILTFSGVVNGSGAIGKTGEGILVFSGTQSSGLPSITISAGSLRFSGVPGFAGSIINQGLLELFYGTTETIAASISGTGALYKTGTGEVILSGDIDLAGDTSVLAGTLSISGSGETLGDVDVLAGTTLRVKEAAGVSMNRLEGVGTVDLEDFGGIGVGVDGSSFSFGGSVTGPGGFAKRGSGTVTLTGTGMSNSLGVIEGVLSVNSADQLPSSQLFLLGGTLRNTAPIVHSGPFETSVASTGATVDTQADLTLGGSLSGGSAGTPFVKAGSGTLTLTGSQNFDSSLEAVVNAGGLRLSGVTQFGGNIVVNSELVLDYAVDATLAPTPTLDGPELPLNVSGTGAVRKTGTGTLTVERPTFAHGGGLFVDQGMLVLEDAVVTHGGGVTIDGGGLTFDSATLGYTGGTSVNGTSVLTLTDTDASGGIGTISLADTATIALNGASGSSLVAGSLTGNGSIMIDFPSGVGVGEDDSSCSFGGTVSGTGGFGKRGSGTLTLTGSGMCSSMTVIEGVLEVDSADQLPSFQLFLLGGTLRNTAPLSYTSGDRISVASTGFTIDAQADLILGSSLAGGTAGNPLVKSGPGKLTLTGSHGIDDYLNATVTQGTLCLNGLTRFGGSLVVNTELVFDYGSDATLLPGSDLGISDIPMLVSGTGSVRKTGIGVLTIEQPEFTHSGGLTQSSGGLVLDDAVAVFGGGVAVETGSLTISDASVSYPGGTVVSDGGSFLVENSSFTHPGGTTLNGSGSLTFDDLSPFSHSGGIDINGGGTLTLTDTDASAGVGQVTLSDTGTIALNGTVGAFLDLPSLTGNGSLSVDFGSGVTLGSDDSSFTFGGDVSGQGQFAKVGAGTLTLTGSSMCAFASIGGTGVLSVSSPDQLPGTLLWIYGGTLRNTAAFTYSNPGGIEVASPGAFLDNQADLTLGAALSGSNLEKAGPGRLVLTVGPQSQGLNLTNSEGVLELRDLSSFGGNVINNSEVELNYSVNQTLQPTSFVPDTFPLMMTGSGSVTKTGSGELIVDGHEFNLSGGLSVEGGNLTFADTPATFAGIDISASRILILDDSSLLNADELSGGGILSIGSGCEASLGNNDATFSFRGTVNGVGNVVKVGSGIMTLTGSNLVFGTTRVEGGTLDVGQDPTRLGSGGVLLDGGAIRISGSPEITQSITLGTNHGTIDVPSGSPWISGPVSGTGGLFKAGTGTLELRYGNSYSGTTRVEAGTLLVTNAVFYGTGYGDVEVGNGALLAGTGTSFGTVTVEAGATVSAGLSPGVLSMGGLDWEGGGINTVEINDTTSGAGTGWDVLSVDGTLTINATSGVPFVIDVDSLTPANLPGSLAGFARATDYSWEIVQTTGGISGFSAEKFVIDSSGFANDLDGGVFAVSVDGNNLVLEFNAAVTPYNAWLQSKFSAAELADPTISGDDADIDRDGLTTLQEYAFGGEPKLADSGSVLPTGALDSVNFGDTYLTLEFPRLLDRTDINYRVIAGDRPDALSTVVAQSLGGAATAGVNGGQVTSVTAGNVEMVTSADNTPVSTANRRFMAVLIERP from the coding sequence ATGTTCCGTTGTTTCCCGAAGTGCCTCGCCTCGCTCCTCCTCCTTCACTCTCTCGACGCCGCTACGTTCACCTGGGATGGTGGTGGGGCTGACGACAACCTGACGACTCCGGCCAATTGGGTCGGGGATATCGCTCCGAATCCGGCTGGAGGGGATGATCTCGTTTTCGCCGGTTCGACCCGACTGTCTCCGCAGGTGGATGTGCCGTTCATCGCGGAGTCGATCACGTTCAACAACACCGCCGCCGCATTCTCGCTTGCTGGAGCGAACCCGCTGACCATCGGCAATGGAGATCTCCAGAATTACTCGGCCCAGACCCAGACGCTGGGATGTGACCTGGCCATCGGGGGAAGCACGTTCCTCTTCATCAACGCGGTGTCGGGCAACATCGTGGTCAACGGTGACATCGACAACGCGGGCAAGATCCTCGTCAGCCAGCCGAGCGCCGGTCGAAGCGTGACCTTCAACGGCGTCACCGCCGGGACCGGAAGTTTCCGGGTGCAAGGGAGCGGCACCACGGTCGGCGGTGCCAGCGGCCAGACCTACACGGGCGGGTTGTTGGTGCTTGGCGGGCGGTTCGAGGTCGGCGGTAGCGATTCCTATCTCGGGGCGGGAACGGTCACCCTGCAGAGCGGAGGTGTGATCGATGTCAACGGGACGGCCAACATCTGGCGGAACATTTCGATCTCCTCATCCGGCGGCGGCCTCGAAGCATCATCGGGCAGCCCGTTCTTCACCGGCGTGGTTTCCGGCAACGGCGAACTGACGATCGGCGGCGGGTCGGTAAGGCTCACCAATCTGTCCAACAGCTACTCTGGAGGAACCCGGGTCATCGGCGGTGGCATTCTCCGGATTTCAGACGTGGCGCAACTCGGTTCGGGAGGACTTTCGCTCGACGACGGATCACTCCAATTCCTCGCTGCGGAGTCGATGTCGACGGATCTCGTGATCGGAGCCGGGGGCGGAACGCTCAATACCAACGGTTACGATTGCGAGCTCGGTGGATCCATCGCTGGGGGCAGCCTGACCAAATCCGGAAGCGGGAACCTGAACCTCGTGTCGAACACGGTCACGTCGCTCGACACGCTTGTGGTTTCCCAGGGAAGCTTGGCCACGTTTAATACGCCACTTCCCGTAGGTGTGGACCTCACTGTTTCGGCGGGTGCGGTGTTCAGCACGGGTGCTCACGATTACGAGTTCGGACAGATCGGCGGCTCCGGGAACCTGAATCTCAATTCTCCGACCCATACCACGACCTTCGGCGCGGACGACAGCTCGGGAAGCCTCGATGTCTCGCTGACCGCAACCGGAGAGCTCGTGAAGTCGGGCACGGGCACCTACACGGTGACGGCGGACAACAGCCTTTTCGGAGGCCCCCTGATCCTTCAGGGAGGAACACTTTCCTTCGATGCCGGCAACCAACTCGGCAGCGGCCCGATCAAGATGGATGGGGGCGCCCTGAAGGCCGAAGCCACGCTGACCCATGGCTCCGGGCTCATCCTCGAAGGTGGAACGCTTGAGGTGGCGGACTCCGCGATCCTCACTTTCAGCGGGGTCGTCAACGGTTCCGGAGCGATTGGAAAGACGGGCGAGGGGATTTTGGTTTTCAGCGGCACCCAGTCGAGCGGGCTGCCGTCCATCACTATTTCGGCGGGTAGCCTCCGCTTTTCCGGAGTGCCGGGATTCGCCGGAAGCATCATCAATCAGGGATTGCTTGAGTTGTTCTATGGAACGACCGAAACGATCGCGGCGTCGATCAGCGGCACCGGCGCGCTCTACAAGACGGGTACCGGAGAAGTGATCCTCTCCGGCGATATCGATCTCGCCGGAGATACTTCGGTGCTGGCCGGAACGCTTTCGATTTCGGGGAGTGGTGAGACCCTCGGCGACGTGGACGTGCTGGCCGGGACGACCCTCAGGGTCAAGGAGGCCGCGGGAGTCAGCATGAACCGGCTCGAGGGTGTCGGAACGGTTGATCTCGAGGATTTCGGAGGGATCGGCGTCGGTGTCGACGGCAGCTCGTTCAGCTTCGGCGGCAGCGTCACCGGGCCGGGCGGCTTCGCCAAGCGGGGTTCGGGCACGGTGACCCTGACCGGAACCGGCATGAGCAATTCCCTCGGGGTGATCGAAGGGGTGCTTTCGGTCAATTCGGCCGACCAGCTGCCGAGCTCCCAGCTGTTCCTGCTTGGGGGGACATTGCGGAATACCGCACCGATCGTTCACTCGGGGCCGTTCGAGACCAGCGTGGCAAGTACGGGAGCCACTGTGGATACCCAGGCGGACCTGACCCTCGGAGGTTCGCTGAGCGGAGGTAGTGCCGGGACGCCGTTCGTGAAGGCCGGCAGCGGAACGTTGACGCTGACCGGCAGCCAGAATTTCGACAGCAGCTTGGAGGCGGTGGTGAACGCGGGCGGCTTGCGGTTGAGCGGTGTCACGCAGTTCGGCGGCAATATCGTCGTCAATTCCGAACTCGTCCTCGATTACGCCGTCGACGCGACGCTGGCGCCCACCCCGACCCTCGATGGTCCCGAACTCCCTCTGAATGTTTCAGGCACCGGAGCGGTCCGGAAGACCGGAACCGGAACATTGACGGTCGAGCGACCGACATTCGCCCATGGCGGCGGCCTGTTTGTCGATCAGGGGATGCTTGTCCTGGAAGACGCGGTGGTGACGCATGGAGGGGGCGTGACGATCGATGGTGGCGGGCTGACCTTCGACAGCGCGACTCTCGGCTACACCGGTGGCACTTCGGTGAACGGAACTTCGGTCCTCACGTTGACGGACACCGACGCGTCGGGCGGCATCGGCACCATCAGTCTGGCCGACACGGCCACCATCGCCCTGAACGGTGCTTCCGGTTCGTCATTGGTTGCCGGCTCGCTGACCGGCAACGGCTCGATCATGATCGATTTTCCGAGTGGCGTGGGTGTCGGCGAGGATGACAGCTCGTGCAGCTTCGGCGGAACCGTCAGCGGCACGGGCGGATTCGGGAAGCGCGGCAGCGGCACGCTGACCCTGACCGGCAGCGGGATGTGCTCTTCCATGACGGTCATCGAAGGCGTGCTGGAGGTTGACTCCGCGGATCAGCTTCCGAGCTTCCAGCTTTTCCTACTCGGCGGAACCCTGCGCAACACGGCGCCGCTCAGTTACACCAGCGGCGACCGGATCTCGGTCGCAAGCACGGGCTTCACCATCGATGCGCAGGCCGACCTGATCCTCGGTTCGTCGCTTGCCGGTGGCACAGCGGGCAATCCGCTGGTGAAGTCCGGTCCGGGCAAGCTGACGCTGACCGGCAGCCACGGGATCGACGACTATCTCAACGCGACGGTCACGCAGGGCACGCTTTGTCTGAATGGCCTGACCCGGTTCGGAGGAAGTCTTGTGGTGAATACCGAGTTGGTTTTTGACTACGGATCCGATGCCACGCTCCTGCCGGGATCGGATCTGGGCATCAGCGACATCCCGATGCTCGTATCGGGCACCGGCTCGGTCCGCAAAACGGGCATTGGCGTCCTGACCATCGAGCAACCGGAGTTCACGCACTCCGGCGGACTGACCCAGAGCTCAGGCGGGCTGGTCCTCGATGATGCAGTGGCGGTTTTTGGAGGAGGCGTGGCGGTCGAGACCGGCAGTTTGACCATCAGCGATGCGTCCGTTTCCTACCCGGGCGGAACGGTGGTGAGTGACGGTGGATCGTTCCTTGTGGAGAACTCCTCATTCACGCATCCGGGTGGGACGACCCTCAATGGATCCGGTTCCCTCACGTTCGACGACCTGTCTCCCTTTTCCCACTCCGGGGGCATCGATATCAACGGCGGCGGCACGCTGACCCTGACCGACACCGATGCCTCGGCCGGAGTGGGTCAGGTCACTCTCTCGGACACAGGCACGATCGCCCTCAACGGGACGGTGGGTGCCTTCCTCGATCTTCCTTCGTTGACGGGCAACGGGTCGCTTTCGGTGGATTTCGGCAGCGGCGTGACGCTGGGCTCGGATGACAGCTCGTTCACGTTCGGCGGCGATGTCAGCGGCCAGGGTCAGTTCGCCAAGGTGGGTGCGGGGACACTCACCCTGACCGGTTCAAGCATGTGCGCCTTCGCCAGCATCGGTGGAACCGGAGTGCTGTCCGTCAGTTCGCCGGACCAGCTCCCCGGGACCCTGCTGTGGATCTACGGAGGGACCCTTCGCAACACCGCCGCGTTTACCTATTCCAATCCGGGTGGGATCGAAGTGGCGAGCCCGGGCGCGTTTCTCGACAATCAGGCCGACCTGACCCTCGGTGCCGCGCTTTCGGGATCGAATCTCGAGAAAGCGGGTCCGGGCCGCCTCGTCCTCACCGTCGGTCCGCAGAGTCAAGGCCTCAACCTGACGAACTCCGAAGGCGTTTTGGAACTGCGCGATCTTTCGAGTTTCGGAGGCAATGTGATCAACAATTCCGAAGTCGAGCTGAACTACTCGGTCAACCAAACACTACAGCCGACATCGTTCGTTCCGGACACGTTTCCGCTGATGATGACCGGCAGCGGCTCGGTGACCAAGACGGGGAGCGGGGAGCTGATCGTGGACGGCCACGAGTTCAACCTCTCCGGAGGGCTGTCGGTCGAGGGAGGAAATCTGACATTTGCCGACACGCCCGCGACCTTCGCGGGTATCGACATTTCGGCCTCCCGGATCCTGATACTTGACGATTCGTCGTTGCTGAACGCGGACGAGCTCTCCGGAGGTGGCATCCTCTCGATCGGATCGGGCTGTGAGGCGTCGCTGGGAAACAACGACGCAACCTTCTCGTTCAGGGGCACTGTCAACGGTGTCGGCAACGTGGTCAAAGTCGGCTCCGGAATCATGACCCTGACCGGCAGCAATCTGGTGTTCGGAACCACCCGGGTTGAGGGAGGGACGCTTGACGTCGGTCAGGATCCCACCCGTCTCGGAAGTGGCGGTGTGCTTCTCGACGGTGGCGCCATCCGGATTTCCGGATCACCCGAGATCACCCAAAGCATCACCTTGGGAACGAACCACGGGACGATCGATGTTCCGTCCGGGAGCCCGTGGATCAGCGGGCCGGTGAGCGGAACCGGCGGGTTGTTCAAAGCCGGGACGGGAACATTGGAACTACGCTATGGCAACAGCTACTCCGGCACGACGCGGGTGGAAGCAGGCACTCTGCTGGTGACCAATGCGGTGTTCTACGGCACGGGCTACGGCGACGTAGAAGTCGGCAATGGGGCGCTGCTGGCAGGAACGGGAACGAGTTTCGGAACGGTGACGGTCGAAGCGGGAGCGACCGTATCCGCAGGTCTGAGTCCGGGTGTGCTGAGCATGGGCGGACTGGACTGGGAAGGGGGAGGAATCAATACCGTCGAGATCAACGACACGACGTCCGGTGCGGGTACGGGTTGGGATGTGCTCAGCGTCGACGGCACTCTCACGATCAACGCGACCTCGGGTGTGCCCTTCGTCATCGATGTCGACAGCCTGACTCCCGCCAACCTGCCCGGTTCCCTGGCGGGATTCGCGCGTGCCACGGACTACTCGTGGGAGATCGTGCAGACGACCGGAGGGATTTCCGGGTTCTCGGCCGAAAAGTTCGTGATCGACTCCTCCGGCTTTGCCAACGACCTGGATGGTGGAGTGTTCGCGGTGTCGGTCGACGGCAACAATCTGGTGCTTGAGTTCAATGCGGCGGTGACGCCCTACAACGCATGGCTTCAATCGAAGTTCAGCGCGGCCGAACTCGCCGATCCCACGATTTCCGGGGACGATGCCGACATCGACCGCGACGGGCTGACGACTCTTCAGGAGTACGCATTCGGCGGGGAACCGAAGCTTGCCGACTCGGGATCCGTTCTGCCGACCGGCGCGTTGGACTCCGTCAACTTCGGGGACACTTATCTGACCCTTGAGTTCCCGCGTCTGCTCGACCGGACCGACATCAATTACCGGGTGATCGCCGGCGATCGGCCTGACGCACTGTCGACCGTGGTGGCCCAAAGCCTGGGTGGCGCCGCCACGGCCGGAGTGAACGGCGGTCAGGTCACCTCTGTCACCGCCGGGAATGTTGAAATGGTCACGAGCGCCGACAACACGCCGGTCTCCACGGCGAACCGCCGCTTCATGGCGGTTCTAATCGAAAGACCGTGA
- a CDS encoding choice-of-anchor Q domain-containing protein produces MRAHPLTPKNATVGLFSAILACATAADVQVPGDHPTIQAAIDAAVAGDRVLVAPGSYSGDIDFNGKAVELASVAGPELTIINVGAQFDIGGGASLIGFTVRGTRPAVGGAITVNGPPGVSGPYIAGNIFEQNASQVMQVGCSINVLFASPVIEGNIFRNGGNSTRPNIAMVSAWGRSSPLITNNVFHDNEAFAVFLRGIAPAELPVVVNNTMVRGIGGIVVESINEEGQRVLRNNLITNNEVGLRLTRTFPIGTWENNLLFGNTVAYEGVADPTGTNGNISADPQFLDASNNNFRLPRNSPAVDAGTNMSAPLFDFDGKPRPIDGDGDTVALTDIGAFEADTGAGIGLFVEGGLEQECNTHGGALVSLSVKTTPEDLELISLEIAIDGDVVATGAPTQVRVPLGIHELSVRGVTADDGVVEDSVNMVITDTMPPVIEAWFEDRKTGERIETIASRKLSRVVVRVKADDLCDPNPEVDSVLGTTVADGQELRIQGGNSDVSLQTDTLTLKVSATDHSGNSSNLVKELKIDPDPKPQPRGPRLLRDLLSSGSR; encoded by the coding sequence ATGCGTGCTCACCCACTCACCCCCAAGAATGCGACCGTAGGCTTGTTTTCAGCCATTCTCGCCTGCGCGACGGCCGCGGATGTTCAGGTGCCGGGCGACCATCCGACCATCCAGGCGGCCATCGATGCGGCGGTCGCCGGCGATCGGGTGCTGGTCGCGCCAGGCAGCTATTCGGGTGACATCGACTTCAATGGAAAAGCCGTGGAGCTGGCAAGTGTCGCGGGGCCGGAGCTGACGATCATCAACGTTGGCGCTCAGTTCGATATCGGCGGAGGTGCCTCGCTGATCGGCTTCACCGTTCGGGGCACCCGGCCAGCGGTCGGTGGAGCGATCACCGTGAACGGTCCGCCCGGCGTCAGTGGCCCCTACATTGCCGGAAACATCTTCGAACAAAATGCCAGCCAAGTCATGCAGGTCGGCTGCTCGATCAACGTCCTGTTCGCCTCGCCCGTCATCGAAGGGAACATCTTCCGAAACGGCGGCAATTCCACTCGTCCGAACATCGCCATGGTCTCGGCATGGGGACGCTCCTCCCCTCTCATCACCAACAATGTCTTCCACGACAACGAAGCATTTGCGGTCTTTCTGCGCGGAATAGCGCCCGCCGAACTTCCGGTGGTGGTCAACAACACGATGGTGCGGGGCATCGGAGGAATCGTCGTCGAGTCCATCAACGAAGAAGGCCAGCGGGTCCTGCGCAACAATCTGATCACCAACAACGAAGTCGGCTTACGGCTGACCCGCACATTCCCGATCGGCACTTGGGAGAACAACCTGCTTTTCGGCAACACCGTCGCGTATGAAGGCGTCGCCGACCCGACCGGCACGAACGGAAACATCTCCGCCGATCCGCAATTCCTCGACGCCTCCAACAACAACTTCCGGCTCCCGCGCAACTCCCCGGCTGTCGATGCCGGAACGAACATGAGCGCGCCACTCTTCGACTTCGACGGCAAACCCCGGCCGATCGACGGCGATGGAGACACCGTCGCGCTCACCGACATCGGTGCGTTCGAAGCCGATACCGGCGCGGGGATCGGTCTGTTCGTCGAGGGCGGACTGGAGCAGGAATGCAACACCCATGGCGGTGCGCTGGTCTCGCTGAGCGTGAAAACCACACCTGAGGACCTCGAATTGATCTCCCTCGAAATCGCGATCGATGGCGATGTCGTCGCCACCGGGGCACCGACGCAGGTACGGGTGCCTTTGGGCATCCACGAACTCTCGGTCCGCGGCGTGACGGCAGATGACGGAGTGGTGGAAGACTCGGTCAACATGGTCATCACCGACACCATGCCACCCGTCATCGAAGCATGGTTCGAGGATCGCAAGACGGGAGAGAGGATCGAGACCATCGCATCCCGAAAGCTTAGCCGTGTTGTAGTTCGGGTGAAGGCCGATGACCTCTGCGATCCGAATCCGGAGGTCGACTCGGTGCTCGGAACGACGGTGGCCGACGGACAGGAGCTGCGGATCCAGGGAGGCAACAGCGACGTCTCTCTCCAGACCGACACGCTGACCCTCAAGGTCAGCGCGACCGATCACAGCGGCAACTCGTCGAACCTCGTCAAGGAGCTGAAAATCGATCCCGACCCGAAGCCGCAGCCCAGAGGGCCACGACTTCTGCGCGACCTGCTCAGCTCTGGTTCGCGATAG
- a CDS encoding type II CAAX endopeptidase family protein: protein MTRPPLPWKAVVPAMVVPLLGSLIYFVWFPHGGVGQTAYTATKLFTLVYPFLFLRRIGTKGLRPERGTKGSSVAWGIGSGLAICAAGALLMLSPLGAVVRDSASAVTSRAESLGFIKHYLLFSVFICVFHSGLEEFYWRWFVYGQLREKVKPVLAHVLAAVSFAAHHLVVTLQFFPTGLAVFLALCVAVGGLIWSWMYEKHGGLLGCWVSHLCVDALLMGIGYQLITGG from the coding sequence GTGACCCGTCCGCCACTCCCTTGGAAGGCCGTCGTGCCTGCGATGGTGGTTCCTCTTCTCGGTTCCTTGATTTACTTCGTCTGGTTCCCGCACGGTGGCGTGGGTCAGACGGCATACACCGCGACCAAGCTCTTCACCCTCGTCTATCCGTTCCTGTTCCTGCGCCGCATCGGGACCAAGGGTCTGCGGCCGGAGCGCGGGACGAAGGGGTCATCGGTGGCATGGGGGATTGGCAGCGGTCTCGCCATCTGCGCGGCCGGCGCCTTGCTCATGCTGAGCCCGCTCGGCGCCGTCGTCCGCGATTCCGCCTCAGCGGTCACGTCGCGGGCCGAGAGCCTGGGGTTCATCAAGCACTACCTCCTGTTTTCAGTCTTCATCTGCGTCTTCCATTCCGGTCTCGAGGAGTTCTACTGGCGCTGGTTCGTCTACGGGCAGCTCCGGGAGAAGGTGAAGCCGGTCCTCGCCCACGTTCTCGCGGCGGTCTCGTTCGCTGCTCACCATCTGGTCGTCACACTCCAGTTCTTCCCGACCGGGCTTGCGGTTTTTCTGGCCCTCTGTGTGGCTGTCGGCGGCCTGATCTGGTCATGGATGTACGAGAAGCACGGTGGACTGCTCGGCTGCTGGGTCAGCCATCTCTGTGTCGACGCGTTGCTGATGGGGATCGGCTACCAACTCATCACCGGTGGATGA
- a CDS encoding BPSS1187 family protein — protein sequence MKWISTNLGPRTAWLLGVLVPSLSCAETGFRFDDPKPQRYQLTARASKIDPRVKAHPEIDFLIETKDGKPADVQQASVDTRVAPRGELVIWLMGYNPGLFERWNSYGLHAIRPHYANKWFSICCREKPVGENCRGNIRLEAATGEDFSDEVDIPKPDGMAERSVRFVKWLAKENPQGGWAYFLNDDQTDLLWERVIVSGASHGSTTAARFAKHQKVARVVALCGPRDQFQTWQSLPSATPENRYFGFSHVLDEGWTNDHYCRSWELLGMHRFGPIVNVDQSKPPYGNTRRLVTSFDVGGNAGRAHGAVQPGRSAAKGKGGKYLHEDVWRYLYTHPVDKTGNAVPMDPECLKVHPQ from the coding sequence ATGAAATGGATTTCCACGAATCTTGGGCCAAGGACCGCATGGCTCCTCGGCGTCCTCGTTCCCTCTCTGTCCTGCGCCGAGACCGGGTTCCGCTTCGACGATCCGAAGCCGCAGCGCTATCAGCTCACCGCCCGGGCCAGCAAGATCGACCCGCGGGTGAAGGCGCATCCGGAGATCGACTTTCTGATCGAGACGAAGGATGGCAAGCCGGCCGACGTCCAGCAGGCGTCGGTCGATACCCGCGTGGCGCCGCGTGGCGAGCTCGTGATCTGGCTGATGGGCTACAACCCCGGCCTCTTCGAACGCTGGAACTCCTACGGCCTGCACGCGATCCGGCCACACTATGCGAACAAATGGTTTTCGATCTGCTGCCGTGAGAAGCCGGTCGGTGAGAACTGTCGAGGCAACATCCGGCTCGAGGCGGCGACCGGTGAGGACTTCTCCGACGAGGTCGATATCCCGAAGCCCGACGGCATGGCGGAGCGGTCGGTCCGCTTCGTGAAGTGGCTCGCGAAGGAAAACCCGCAGGGTGGTTGGGCATACTTCCTCAATGATGATCAGACCGACCTTCTTTGGGAGCGGGTGATCGTGTCGGGGGCGTCGCATGGATCGACCACTGCCGCGCGCTTCGCCAAGCATCAGAAGGTCGCTAGGGTTGTGGCCCTGTGCGGTCCGCGCGACCAGTTCCAGACCTGGCAGTCGTTGCCGTCGGCGACTCCGGAGAACCGCTACTTCGGATTCAGCCACGTGCTGGACGAAGGCTGGACCAACGACCACTACTGCCGGTCATGGGAACTTCTCGGCATGCACCGGTTCGGCCCGATCGTGAATGTCGACCAGTCGAAGCCGCCCTACGGCAACACCCGTAGATTGGTCACCTCATTTGATGTCGGCGGGAATGCCGGTCGTGCCCATGGCGCGGTCCAGCCGGGTCGAAGTGCCGCCAAGGGTAAGGGCGGGAAGTATCTGCACGAGGACGTTTGGCGCTATCTCTATACTCACCCGGTGGATAAGACCGGCAACGCGGTGCCGATGGATCCCGAGTGCCTGAAGGTGCATCCCCAATAG
- a CDS encoding DUF1552 domain-containing protein — protein sequence MSRQIGSMGRRGFLRGVGVSMALPALESFRPLLAAGLESRPIATTASGAPLRMAYMYIPNGVNVSNWQPKGNGAGYELGSTFAPVKHLKEHFQVFSGFEQVNATSGKDGPGHHARGNATFLTGARARKTAGADIQLGISIDQVAAMKAGAVTRLPSLELSTAGVRKSGKCDSGYSCAYQYNLSWRSETQPMTPESNPRSVFERLFGAGSAKERADSLGQRYASKRSLLDFIQNDAKALHRHLGKNDQQKLDEYLTGVREIERQIEKVESMGLPPDPGVGAPSGKPDSFKEHLRLLMDMMVLAFKTDSTRISTFMLSHEGSNRSFQEIGVSAGHHSISHHQGNKQKLEMIGKIDRFYMEQFGYFLDKMKATEDVDGKSLLHNSMIVYGGCIKDGNRHNNDNLPIVLAGNGGGAFKPGRHVDLGEDVPLTNLYLRMLEEFGVDEKRFGDSTGALRKV from the coding sequence ATGAGTCGGCAAATCGGAAGCATGGGACGGCGCGGATTCCTCCGCGGAGTCGGAGTCTCGATGGCACTGCCTGCGTTGGAGTCGTTCCGGCCCCTGCTGGCTGCAGGACTCGAATCACGCCCGATCGCCACCACCGCCAGCGGCGCTCCGCTGCGGATGGCCTACATGTACATTCCGAACGGCGTGAACGTCTCCAACTGGCAGCCGAAAGGGAACGGCGCCGGCTACGAGCTGGGCTCGACCTTCGCGCCGGTGAAGCATCTGAAGGAGCACTTCCAGGTTTTCAGCGGCTTCGAGCAGGTCAACGCGACATCCGGCAAGGACGGCCCGGGTCACCACGCCCGCGGCAATGCCACCTTCCTGACCGGAGCCCGGGCGCGGAAGACCGCCGGCGCGGATATCCAACTCGGCATTTCGATCGATCAGGTGGCGGCGATGAAGGCAGGTGCCGTGACCCGCTTGCCATCACTGGAGCTCTCGACCGCCGGAGTGCGCAAGTCGGGCAAGTGCGACTCGGGTTACTCCTGCGCCTACCAGTACAATCTTTCGTGGCGCTCGGAAACCCAGCCGATGACGCCGGAGTCGAATCCGCGCTCGGTCTTCGAACGCCTGTTCGGCGCCGGCAGCGCCAAGGAGCGCGCCGACAGCCTCGGCCAGCGCTATGCCTCAAAGCGCTCGTTGCTCGACTTCATCCAGAACGACGCGAAGGCCCTGCACCGGCACCTCGGGAAGAACGACCAGCAGAAGCTCGACGAGTACCTGACCGGCGTGCGCGAGATCGAACGGCAGATCGAAAAGGTCGAGTCGATGGGATTGCCACCGGATCCCGGAGTCGGCGCTCCGAGTGGCAAGCCGGACTCGTTCAAAGAGCACCTGCGCCTGCTGATGGACATGATGGTGCTGGCTTTCAAGACCGACTCGACCCGCATCTCGACCTTCATGCTCAGCCACGAGGGCAGCAACCGGAGCTTCCAGGAGATCGGCGTGTCGGCCGGCCACCACAGCATTTCCCACCACCAGGGGAACAAGCAGAAGCTGGAGATGATCGGCAAGATCGACCGCTTCTACATGGAGCAGTTCGGCTACTTCCTCGACAAAATGAAGGCGACCGAGGATGTCGACGGCAAGAGCCTGCTGCACAACTCGATGATCGTCTATGGCGGCTGCATCAAGGACGGCAACCGTCACAACAACGACAACCTTCCGATCGTGCTGGCAGGCAACGGCGGCGGAGCCTTCAAGCCGGGCCGCCACGTCGACCTCGGCGAGGACGTCCCGCTGACAAACCTCTACCTGCGGATGCTCGAGGAGTTCGGAGTGGACGAGAAGCGCTTCGGCGACTCGACCGGTGCGCTGAGAAAGGTCTGA